One window of the Camarhynchus parvulus chromosome 24, STF_HiC, whole genome shotgun sequence genome contains the following:
- the ACAD8 gene encoding isobutyryl-CoA dehydrogenase, mitochondrial, producing the protein MAMAWRAAPRAAARLLLGRRGIASCIDPSTGLTEDQKEFQKVALDFAAKEMAPYMAKWDEKEIFPVETMRKAAQLGFGGIYVKPDVGGSGLSRLDTSIIFEALSTGCTSTTAYMSIHNMCVWMIDTFGNEEQRRRFCPSLCSMEKFASYCLTEPGSGSDAASLLTSAQRKGDSYILNGSKAFISGGGDTDVYVVMCRTGGPGPKGISCLVLEKGMPGLSFGKKEKKVGWNSQPTRAVIFEDCVVPVGNRLGAEGQGFNIAMQGLNGGRINIASCSLGAAHASVLLAQEHLTVRKQFGEPLANNQYLQFRLAEMATRLVAARLMVRNAARALQEGREDAAVLCSMAKLFATDECFGICNQALQMHGGYGYLKDYAVQQFVRDIRVHQILEGTNEVMRMIVARNLLQG; encoded by the exons CATCCACTGGACTCACTGAGGATCAGAAGGAATTCCAAAAAGTTGCCCTTGATTTTGCTGCCAAGGAGATGGCTCCTTACATGGCCAAGTGGGATGAGAAG gaaatattccctgtggaAACGATGAGGaaggcagcccagctgggatttggtGGGATCTATGTGAAACCAGATGTTGGTGGCTCTGGATTGTCACGACTTGACACCTCCATAATTTTTGAAGCTCTGTCAACAGGATGTACCAGCACCACTGCTTACATGAGCATCCACAA CATGTGTGTTTGGATGATCGACACCTTTGGCAACGAGGAGCAGCGGCGCAGGTTCTGCCCATCTCTCTGTAGCATGGAAAAGTTTGCCTCTTACTGCCTGACTGAGCCAG GGAGTGGCAGTGATGCAGCTTCCCTGCTGACCTCAGCTCAGAGGAAAGGGGACTCCTACATCCTGAATGGCTCCAAG GCCTTCATCAGCGGGGGAGGTGACACCGATGTGTACGTGGTCATGTGTCGCACAGGGGGCCCAGGCCCCAAGGGCATCTCCTGCCTCGTGCTGGAGAAGGGAATGCCAGGGCTCAGCTTTggcaagaaggagaagaag GTAGGCTGGAATTCCCAACCAACTCGAGCTGTGATCTTTGAGGACTGCGTTGTTCCTGTGGGCAACCGGCTGGGAGCTGAAGGGCAGGGATTCAACATCGCCATGCAGGGCCTCAATGGAGGCAGAATAAACATTG CTTCTTGCTCGTTAGGAGCTGCTCATGCCTCAGTTCTCCTGGCTCAGGAGCACCTCACTGTCCGCAAGCAGTTTGGGGAACCCCTTGCCAACAACCAG taCCTGCAGTTCAGGCTGGCAGAGATGGCCACCCGGCTGGTGGCTGCGCGGCTCATGGTGCGCAACGCGGCGCGGGCGCTGCAGGAGGGCCGGGAGGACGCAGCCGTGCTCTGCTCCATGGCCAAGCTCTTCGCCACCGACGAGTGCTTTGGG ATCTGTAACCAGGCTCTGCAGATGCATGGAGGCTATGGCTACCTGAAGGATTACGCTGTGCAGCAGTTCGTGCGAGACATCAGAGTGCACCAGATCCTGGAAG gtACCAACGAGGTCATGAGGATGATTGTGGCCAGGAATCTGCTACAGGGCTGA